In Streptomyces rubradiris, the DNA window CGGATCCTCGGGATAGTCCAGCCCGATCTGCAGCGTGTCCCCGCCGGTCACCCGGGGTCCACCTGCACCGGCGCCACGACCGGGTTGCCGCCGGGCCGCTCCACGTAGAAGCCCGAGACCCTGGACCAGTACTCGATCCGGATGCCGCGCAGGGTCTCCACCAGCTCGGCGGGAGCCGTCGCGAAGAACGCGCTGCTGCCGGCGATCAGCGTCTCACCGCCCTCGTCCGGGGCCTCCAGGCACTCCAGCCCGATGTAGCGGACCGGGTGTGCGTTCAGGATCGCGTCGACGTGCATCGGTATGGCACCGGTCCGGAACTGCGAGTTGTCGGTCCCCCGGCCGCTGCTCCTGGACGAGCTGGGTGCCGAACCGGTACGACACCGCCGTGCCGAGCGGCGCCATGATGTCCTCCAGGGACAGCCCGTCCGGGCCGTCGGGTTCCAGGACGACGAAGCCGTGACGCCGCAGCTTCTCCAGATACGGTGAGGGCGCGCTGCGGCCGCAGCGCGCGTCGGCGGCCGAGCGCCGCATGTCGGTGGTCGTGAGGTCCATGGTCCTGTCTCCTCGCAGGTCGGTGACGGGGCGCCGGCGCGGCTCAGCCGGCGCCGATCAGCT includes these proteins:
- a CDS encoding TauD/TfdA family dioxygenase — its product is MHVDAILNAHPVRYIGLECLEAPDEGGETLIAGSSAFFATAPAELVETLRGIRIEYWSRVSGFYVERPGGNPVVAPVQVDPG